In Candidatus Thermoplasmatota archaeon, the sequence CGCCCAAGGCAGAAGAAACAACGTCTCCCAAGCCGGTTGAACATTTGACTTCTGCAGTATGTGCGGCTTTTACTGCCTCTTCCCTGGATATGGACACGATGGAGGAAAGGGCAAGTGCTGTAGCGAGCGTGCCCGCCCCGCTCATTCCAAATCCCTGAGATTGGGGCAACTCCAAATTTACATTTGCCTTCACCCCTTTTTTTGTCAGCATGTTTAATGCCGTTTCCGTGACTTTTCCACCTTTTTTTCCGTTGACAATCACCTCAGTTGCATTGCCGCCTATTTCCACGGTGGACATTGCCCCGAGGGAAATGCAGAGGCCTGCCCCCCTCGAACCGCTTTTTTCTTCATCGTCAGATAAACAGATTTCAAAAAATCCGGTGATGTGCCCCGGGGAAAACGCTCTTGCCATCATAGTATGCAATCAAAAATTTTTTCTGCTATAACCTCTTTTTTTCCTTTGATTTCAACGATATTTTTTTCTTTATCGATAATCCATGCTTTCATGTAATCGCTGCCAATGGCAGAGGCAGTGTTGGTAACGATGTAATCCATGCCGTCATTATTCATTCTTTCAAATGCACTGTCTACAATATTTTTTTCATCTGCTTCAAGTTTAAAGCCCACCAGCGTCTTTCCGATTTTCCTCAACAAAGGGTTGATACGCTGAACGGGAAAAAAATGCAAATCTATTTCCTTCCCGGATCTAATCTTTCCTTTTTTCTTTTCAGCCGTAAAATCAGAAATAGCAGCACAGTTTATCACGTAATCAAATTTCTTTCCTTTTTTGATAAGGCGGACAATGTCCTCATGGTTGACAAATTCTTCAGATTTTACATATGCCGGTGGGGAAAGACGGCTGTACCATATTTCCACATTCCCGCCCCTTTCATAGGCAATTTTTGCCAAGGCAAGAACCATCTTGCCAGAAGAAAGATTTGTTATAACGCGGACATCATCTATAAATTCTGAAGTGGCTCCTCCTATTACAAGAATATTTTTTCCCCTGAAGTCATTTTTCCCCAGTATTTGTATAACAGTTTCAACAATCTCATCATTTTCCGCAATCTTCGCCTTTCCTTCCTCCATTCTGGGCTCAACAATTGTTATTCCTTCCTCCATACATTTACCAATATTGTCCACAACAAACGGATTATCATACATGGAAGAATGCATCACAGGCACGACAACGATGGGCATTTTTGAGCCGACGGCAGTTGTCGCAAATGTCGTTACTGAAGTATCGTCTATTCCAAGGGCAATTTTTGATATGGTGTTGGCAGTGCAAGGAGCGATGAGCAGTAAATCCGCCCTTTTTTCTCTCTCTCCGCAATAGAGAATGTGTTCCACCTTTCCGCTCAATTCAGTAATGGGCTTTTCCCCGGTTGCGAATTCTAAGGCATGGGGATGAATTATCTTGCAGGCACTTTCGCTCATGACAGGAACAACCTTGGCCCCATTTCTTATCAATTCCCTCGCCAGTTTTATCGTCTCAACTGCTGCTATGCTTCCCGTTACCGCCAGAATGATTATTTTTCCTTCCAGTTTTTTTGATTTCATTCCCCTTATGTCATTGCTTGGATGAACCATGTTTTTCCCTCAACTTATACTTCTGGATTTTACCGCTTGCCGTTATCGGAAATTCATCGATGAATTCCACATATTTCGGAACTTTAAAGTTTGCGATGCTTTGTTTGCAAAACTCTTTTATTTCTTCTTCCTTGACTTCACCATCCGGGATGACAAAAACCTTTACCGCCTCTCCCAATTTATTATCGGGAACACCGACTGCGGCAACGTTTTTTACTTTTGGATGGACAAAAAGCAGTTCTTCTACCTCCCGCGGATAAACATTGAACCCTCCGACAACTATCATGTCCTTTTTCCTTCCAGTAATGTAGACGTACCCATGTTCATCGATCTTCCCCAGATCGCCGCTGTAATACCATCCTTCCCCATCAACAGCTTTTTTTGTTTCCTCAGGCATTTTATAATAGCCCTTCATCACATTTCCCCTCACAGCGATTTCCCCGATACTTCCATGCGGCAATTCTTTCCTCGCTTCATCAACTACCTTCACATCAACTCCTGGCAACGGCTTCCCCACACTTTCCGTCCTTCTTGCATTATCATCATCATATCTGGTAAGGGAAATCAGCGGTGACGTTTCCGTTATGCCATATCCAATGCATACATCGCATCCCATTTCTGCCCTCACTCCCTTGACCACCTCCACCGGGCACGGGGCGCCCCCCATCATGCCGCTCCTTAA encodes:
- the coaBC gene encoding bifunctional phosphopantothenoylcysteine decarboxylase/phosphopantothenate--cysteine ligase CoaBC; its protein translation is MVHPSNDIRGMKSKKLEGKIIILAVTGSIAAVETIKLARELIRNGAKVVPVMSESACKIIHPHALEFATGEKPITELSGKVEHILYCGEREKRADLLLIAPCTANTISKIALGIDDTSVTTFATTAVGSKMPIVVVPVMHSSMYDNPFVVDNIGKCMEEGITIVEPRMEEGKAKIAENDEIVETVIQILGKNDFRGKNILVIGGATSEFIDDVRVITNLSSGKMVLALAKIAYERGGNVEIWYSRLSPPAYVKSEEFVNHEDIVRLIKKGKKFDYVINCAAISDFTAEKKKGKIRSGKEIDLHFFPVQRINPLLRKIGKTLVGFKLEADEKNIVDSAFERMNNDGMDYIVTNTASAIGSDYMKAWIIDKEKNIVEIKGKKEVIAEKIFDCIL